tatatatatatatagcccaTTACTATAATTATCTCTCTGAATATAACATTAGTAGGAAAATGAGCAAGTTCTTAGTGATATTATATGTTGTATGTTTAGCTGCTTCTGGGTTTGTTAATGGATCTATCATCAAGAAGGAGAAAGACCAAATTAGGGTCTTTGAATTAAAGAAGGGTGACCTTACTTTGAAGGTCACCAACTGGGGTGCCACACTTATTTCCTTATTACTTCCTGACAAATACGGTATGCTTCTATATTTGTGTGTGTCTTATTTTTAATCTTCAAAAGAactattataattaaattttttgaaattaatttggGTTGGCTAAATAATCAACTCTTCGACTTAAATAAGTGTTGGGAGTTTGAATCTTATTTTGTGCAAGCATTAATTTATTACAAACCTTTAAATTGACTTCAGATTcgcaattaattaatttttgaccTGTCAGACCGAAGATTTCACGGGGcaaccaaaataattaaatcttctGGGTTTCTATATGTATTGTGCTTCATGATTCTTTCAAATGCTTTTCACTAAcacttcatttttcttttcctgtAATGTTGTTTGTTTCAGGAAAGTTGGGAGACATTGTTCTTGGATATGACTCTCCCACGGCATACACTGTAAGTCCATTAATATAagtctattttttttttaatatatgatTAAATTGTTTCTTCGGTTATAATGTCTGTTGTTTGATTTCTGAAaagatatataaattaaaaccaaaaacagtataaataaaattttatttgtttattattatttcataatGAATATAAGTAACAATGAAAGCATGTTTTCAGCTTTCACAAAAAGAACACGCCTAAAGATTTCTCTGCCTTCTTCCTTTCATTTTCTGGGAAAATTATCAAGCTAGGAGGGAGGAAAGTTCTCAATAAAAATTTGAGATTTTTGCTTTTAATAAACTAAAAGATCTAAACTATTCGAATAATGGGAAAAAATTagatttaataaaataaacacaacatgcatatttttTTAAGGAGTAACCACAAATTCAATTAAGGAAAGTATGAAGAGTCAatagaatatttgtacaatatgtacaatggaggtttatggagtattagagatataactattagtgttacattttctctgaagcttttgggatgagtggtatcatgacatggtattagagcgCTAGATCTGAAAGGTTATGAGTTTGATCCTCGGTGAATCCCAAAATCAGTTTAATCTTTTgggaagatgtttattatcttTAGTACTCGGATGATTATTTTAGATAGTATGAAGgatgtttattttataactctaacccattatacacattgtataaatagtCCATTGTTTCTTTAAGAGGAtccatttaattattataaaatatgaaaatcattgattttttaattgataattcaATGTTATATTTTACTCTCTAAGTATGAGAAGCCCAATTTGGACTGTGACAAGCATGTGATAGCTAATAATAAGATCTGGACTGTAGTTTACTATTATTTTGTCACTTAGCTTTGTCGCCAGCTTactcttcttctcacatgttcTGTTACTCtggattattttaatttataaataaaataaatattttctttgttaataTGTATAATTGTGTATTATTGAATGTATTATATTTTTACAGTATTATTACTGAGTGTATTTAGTGTTTacactttttattattattattattatatactcgAGATGTGTAACgcttaaaatatatatatttcagATATGCacttagaatatatatttttttaaaggtaTTACATATCTCAGATGTACAATATTTAACTTTTATGCTTTTGTCTTGTACCATGTATACTCAATATGTGtaataatagtataaaaataataatataaatattttatacgttacatattttaataaataaaatatttaaataatttaaattaaaaagtccCAGTTACTCTATAGAATAGTTAGTCGACAACCAATCCCTTACGGCATAGTTGCATTATTTTTTTGGTAATTGCATAGTTGCattatatataagtatataactagtatattaatttatttttttatttattagttaaacgtgtataataataataataataataataataataataataataataataataataataataataattaaaataataacatcTTATATTCTAACTAAAAGATCTTGGATTTATGCCATGAATATATCTTaaaattaagttttaaaaatagaaaagtatagggtaccaatatattaaatactaattaattgtcaatattaattaattattatatcttAAACACGTATATAAAGAAACACATTTAAGAGATACATCTATAAAGACACTTCTAAAtgtaaaaaaagatatttttattagatacaTCTACAAAGTTATAAAGAATTTCATTAAACATAGTTATAAAAAAGAGTTGGCAAAAATGGATAAAATTCTTGTTGGTAACATAGCAgaattgtttaaaaatataGGATTATCaaagaataagaataaaagtaaataatgataaatttccTCAAAAAGGGCCAGACAAGTGAATGATAGAAATATGGGCCACACCTTTTTCTCAGGCAACCTTTTTCTGGGCTGAACTCCAATTTTACAATTGCAAAAAGCAACCACCATTTTTCTGACCCATTTCATATGTAGCGAAAagtgtattttattttattttagtttgatatttttcagattgtgaattttttttttaaaattttaaaagaaagtcTTGGTTATAAAACGTTTAAACGTATTGTTTCTTCAACATTGTAATTTCACCGTGAGTGTGGGTgtgttaacaaaaaaattctGAAGGGGTACTATGTTGCTTCTGAAGTTCTGAGTAGCATACTGCTTCTGAAGTTGTCTTCTTTACTCATCAAAACTTTTGAAGTTATATACTTTAATATGGTGAGAACTCATGTAAGTCGACTTTACATTCATATGAAGTTGATACctaaaaattacataaaaatttagtcaaattagtcaaattatttaacggttctcagttttttttttatcataaaacAATTTACATATAGACTCAAGATCGAAACTCTACGTATATATTTGGTCTCAATGAGTGTGCATATTAAGTGAAGACAATTTGAGAAACAAACCATAAACAATGTCAACTTGAAGAATTTGGTTTCATTTTTATAAGGACATGTACAACATTGTCTGTAGTGATTAATTATCCGGATCGATAATATTAATGCAAAAATTATTAGCTATTTTAATTTGCAGAATGATACACAATATTTTGGAGCTACCGTTGGCAGGGTCGCTAACAGAATTGGAGGAGCTCAGTTTACATTAAATGGAATCCATTACAAGTTAATTGCTAATGAAGGAAACAATACACTTCATGGTACATATATACTAATACTAGTACTATATGTGTCTAATTAATTTTCCTAAATAAACACATATAGttctaatttaattaatttccgTGATGAGTGCAAACAAAGATCTGATGAATAAACATGTCACATAGAAAGATTATCTCATaattttgcttgtcctcaactTAGGTGGACCTAGAGGATTTAGTGACGTGCTTTGGAAAGTGGTAAAGTATAAAAGAGATGGTGACAGACCCAAAATCAAATTCAGCTACCACAGTTTTGATGGTGAAGAAGGTAAAGTTTGAGACGTTGTCATGATTTCTAATTGGTGAATTTCATTAACTATATATACACACACTGTGTTCccatattttaattaatttgatcccacgctaatataaaatttaaattatgttattttttattatacatgTTTAATAGTTTTTGTCCCATTTAATCGGTGACTAGTGCAGAACATTTTGTTCAGGAAGGCAAAAAGAGTATATACAAACCTCAAAAggtttttctgtttttatcttAGTGCAGagtcaaattaatttaattaagagAGTTTAACACGGTAATAACAAATCTTCCATGAAAATAGTTAAAGTCGTCTTCATGCaagaatataaatttaaatatccAAACGTGTCATATAATTGGTTCAATAATTAAAAAGTATAATGGTTCAATTAAACCAAGatataattaagaaaaaaagttaaaaaactaattgataattcttattaaaaaataaactgAATATTTTTCACTTAAATAGATTATAAAATGCGTGTCAATATTTAAACTTGTACgagaatttttatataaatttttatgcaaaatatataatactattaataaaagataaatattaaaaaattattagaatatatTGTTTTTGGTtattaattaactattaatatttaaaaatataaattaaaatatattattaaattattaaaaaaataaattaataactaaaaataataattaaaaataataaattctaatataGTCTTATATTATttgactattttattttttataataaaaatggCTGCTGAGACGGTTAGAAAATTTGATAacatttaactaaattatttaacATAATATATTAGAATATTTTGCCAAATAAGTTATAGTTCAAATGACATCATCTTTCCATACTCACTTAAGAGATCGTAAATTCGAGTCTCTCTAtctttagtgaaaaaaaaatcttaatagCTATGAATAACTGtgttaataaaatttcaaattagaATATTGAAAATTTGTGTTTCAGGATTTCCGGGTGAACTATTGGTAACAGTGAGCTACATCCTAAGTGAAGAAGGGAGTTTGAGCATAGTCATGAAAGCAAAAGCCTTAAACAAAGCAACACCAGTGAACCTCGTTAACCATGCATATTGGAACCTAGGAAACCACAACAGCGGCAACATCCTTAATCAAGTTGTTCAAATCTTCGGATCCAAATTCACACCGCTCAACGACCAGCTCATTCCCTTCGGGAACTTCTCGTCCGTCAAAGGAACCCCATATGATTTCCTTAAACCACAAGTTGTTGGCTCTAGGATTGACCAATTAACCAAGACCAATGGCTATAACgtaaattatgttcttgataaGAATAAGAATGACGACAACGAGGTTAAGGTTGCGGCTATTGTCACGGATAAGAGGTCAGGGAGAGTGATGAAGATTGCGACGAATCAACCGGGTTTGCAATTCTACACTGCGAACTATGTGAAGAATGAGAAGGGGAAAGACGGGTTTGTGTATCAGCCACGATCGGCGTTGTGTTTGGAGACTCAAGCGTTCCCTGACTCCGTCAACCATCCCAATTTTCCATCAACTATTGTCACGCCGGAAAAGCCTTACAAccatcttctcttcttcaaaTTCTCCACTACCCATGCTCCACCTGGTTTTTAACGGTCTTAATAACTAATAAGTACTTCAGTTTGGTTATTATGAGTGTATTAGCATGCATGCATCTgtttattcaaaaatatttaaaagataaaaaaaaattgatctaaaataaattattttattttatatttattagactTTTTTGATATGCTATTATTGGAGCATAGGATACACTACGGTCTTGTATAATATATTCTAGTGTTCAATAAACACTAGAGTCGCCTAAGAACTTTTCAGGGAAaaggagagaaagagagaatggAAGTAAAACCGAATATAAAGTGTATTCGATATTAACTGTTTagaattataaatattttgctATTTATAATAAAGGTTCTTATACACTACAATAAAAATGGCAGATAGCAACGGTAATTCTGCGGCGATTGTAAATATCTGCCGCAGTTTATAAAATAGCGGCGGTTGATGCGGCGACTAGATGTGGCGTTATTATTTGTTTGCTATTTAGCAGCGGTTTTAAAAAAGAAACTTAGTGATGAGAATGTCTGCTATCTGTCCCGAATCCGGGACATGAGTTACTGCCACCAATCCTGTCATGAAAAATGGGATTATATGCAAAAGGAACAGTTGAGATCTATGAAACACAGACACTTTG
This sequence is a window from Arachis stenosperma cultivar V10309 chromosome 10, arast.V10309.gnm1.PFL2, whole genome shotgun sequence. Protein-coding genes within it:
- the LOC130958136 gene encoding uncharacterized protein LOC130958136 isoform X2, which produces MTLPRHTLYFNLQNDTQYFGATVGRVANRIGGAQFTLNGIHYKLIANEGNNTLHGGPRGFSDVLWKVVKYKRDGDRPKIKFSYHSFDGEEGFPGELLVTVSYILSEEGSLSIVMKAKALNKATPVNLVNHAYWNLGNHNSGNILNQVVQIFGSKFTPLNDQLIPFGNFSSVKGTPYDFLKPQVVGSRIDQLTKTNGYNVNYVLDKNKNDDNEVKVAAIVTDKRSGRVMKIATNQPGLQFYTANYVKNEKGKDGFVYQPRSALCLETQAFPDSVNHPNFPSTIVTPEKPYNHLLFFKFSTTHAPPGF
- the LOC130958136 gene encoding uncharacterized protein LOC130958136 isoform X1, whose protein sequence is MSKFLVILYVVCLAASGFVNGSIIKKEKDQIRVFELKKGDLTLKVTNWGATLISLLLPDKYGKLGDIVLGYDSPTAYTNDTQYFGATVGRVANRIGGAQFTLNGIHYKLIANEGNNTLHGGPRGFSDVLWKVVKYKRDGDRPKIKFSYHSFDGEEGFPGELLVTVSYILSEEGSLSIVMKAKALNKATPVNLVNHAYWNLGNHNSGNILNQVVQIFGSKFTPLNDQLIPFGNFSSVKGTPYDFLKPQVVGSRIDQLTKTNGYNVNYVLDKNKNDDNEVKVAAIVTDKRSGRVMKIATNQPGLQFYTANYVKNEKGKDGFVYQPRSALCLETQAFPDSVNHPNFPSTIVTPEKPYNHLLFFKFSTTHAPPGF